In Chryseobacterium gotjawalense, the following are encoded in one genomic region:
- a CDS encoding GLPGLI family protein: MIYHIFFIIFFTIAQIQSFHGQSTSFIYQLNYKTNNDKVENIVFYLDVMHGESVFRSEQLRSSDSLAVKGLLGGVDLQYNNKQLYVYKNIGENKVLKYVFVPIIINGVYTIPIIEKLSWKVSEERKVIQIYNCQKATTEYGGRVWEAWFTNEIPIQDGPYIFHGLPGLIVEIHDITKDYFFQLGQIKKFEWKNLYIAKSQSLITWEKFQKLQKDFYSDPFSNVNKSDIIQYDENGQVIRIDFKKKIGEIRNRILEKNNPIELNYKIDYNK; encoded by the coding sequence ATGATATACCATATTTTTTTTATCATTTTTTTTACTATCGCTCAAATTCAAAGTTTTCATGGGCAGTCTACTTCATTCATTTATCAACTAAACTACAAAACAAACAACGATAAAGTTGAAAATATTGTCTTTTATCTTGATGTTATGCATGGTGAATCTGTCTTTCGATCGGAGCAATTAAGGTCTTCTGATTCATTAGCAGTAAAAGGACTTCTAGGAGGAGTTGATCTGCAATATAATAACAAGCAACTCTATGTTTATAAAAATATTGGAGAAAATAAAGTTCTTAAATATGTGTTTGTTCCAATTATAATCAATGGAGTTTATACTATTCCAATAATTGAAAAATTGAGTTGGAAAGTATCTGAAGAAAGAAAGGTTATTCAAATTTATAATTGTCAAAAAGCAACTACAGAATATGGTGGAAGAGTATGGGAAGCGTGGTTTACCAACGAAATTCCAATACAAGATGGTCCTTATATATTTCATGGTTTGCCAGGATTAATTGTTGAAATTCATGATATTACCAAAGATTATTTTTTTCAATTGGGACAAATTAAAAAATTTGAATGGAAGAATCTATATATCGCTAAATCTCAAAGTTTGATTACGTGGGAAAAATTTCAAAAACTCCAAAAAGATTTTTATTCAGATCCTTTTTCAAACGTCAATAAATCTGATATAATCCAATATGACGAGAATGGACAAGTTATTAGAATAGATTTTAAAAAAAAGATAGGTGAAATTCGAAATAGGATACTTGAGAAGAATAACCCTATTGAATTAAATTACAAGATAGATTATAATAAGTAA
- a CDS encoding TIGR04139 family peptide modification target, producing the protein MKKLTGMKKFSSLENKKLEDLNSVKGGMVAGSRFNVSSGEMGANTSEARVFDDDGNFLFSFYLTTG; encoded by the coding sequence ATGAAAAAATTAACTGGTATGAAGAAATTTTCTTCATTAGAGAACAAGAAACTGGAGGATTTGAATTCAGTAAAAGGAGGAATGGTAGCAGGTTCTAGATTCAATGTTTCCTCAGGTGAAATGGGTGCTAACACTTCGGAAGCTAGAGTTTTTGATGATGATGGGAATTTTTTGTTTTCATTTTATCTAACTACAGGTTAG
- a CDS encoding IS3 family transposase (programmed frameshift) codes for MKRERKIYDPAFKTKAVQLSNERSNVSELARELGIQVTLLYKWRKEYEEFGEGSFPGKGNLKLTPEQERIHELEKKLKDAELERDILKKGNRHFFQERSMKYEFIKNHEFLFPIEKMCVVLEVGSSGYFKWKSKPISARLLLKEKINHHISLIYFASKQRYGSPRITFELNALGYKISRITVAKYMKELGLRSKLSKKFKVTTNSKHNYLVVQNVLNRNFRPTNASQTWVSDITYIQTKEGFLYLTTVIDLYDRKIIGWSLSDGMSTEETSLAAWKMAIKNRTVQKGLIFHSDRGVQYASKKFANTIEFYGVIRSMSRKGNCWDNAVAESFFKSLKTELIYGNKLISKEKMELEIFEYIEIWYNKKRRHGTLNFKTIEEFNNQNKIYQNVA; via the exons ATGAAACGAGAGAGAAAAATCTACGATCCAGCTTTTAAAACAAAAGCAGTGCAACTAAGTAACGAGAGGAGTAATGTCTCGGAACTCGCACGAGAACTTGGAATCCAAGTCACATTGCTTTATAAATGGCGCAAAGAATATGAAGAATTTGGAGAAGGAAGCTTTCCTGGGAAAGGAAATTTAAAACTAACACCGGAGCAGGAAAGAATCCATGAACTGGAGAAAAAGCTCAAGGATGCAGAGCTGGAACGGGATATATTAAAAAAAG GCAATCGGCATTTTTTCCAAGAGCGGTCGATGAAATATGAGTTCATTAAAAATCATGAATTCCTATTTCCGATTGAAAAAATGTGCGTGGTTTTGGAAGTTGGTTCCAGCGGTTACTTCAAATGGAAAAGTAAGCCAATCTCCGCTAGATTGCTTTTGAAAGAAAAAATAAATCACCACATAAGTTTAATTTATTTTGCCTCAAAACAGCGTTATGGAAGCCCACGGATTACTTTTGAATTGAACGCATTGGGTTACAAAATATCAAGAATAACAGTTGCTAAATACATGAAAGAACTGGGTTTGAGAAGCAAATTAAGTAAGAAGTTTAAAGTTACAACCAACTCAAAACACAATTATTTGGTGGTGCAAAATGTGTTGAATAGGAATTTTAGGCCTACCAATGCATCCCAAACTTGGGTATCTGACATCACTTATATTCAAACCAAGGAAGGTTTTTTATACCTCACGACTGTTATAGACTTGTACGACCGAAAAATAATTGGCTGGAGCTTAAGCGATGGAATGAGTACCGAAGAAACAAGTCTTGCAGCATGGAAAATGGCAATAAAAAACAGAACGGTTCAAAAAGGATTAATTTTTCATTCAGATAGAGGTGTTCAGTATGCAAGCAAGAAATTCGCTAATACAATTGAGTTCTATGGCGTAATAAGAAGTATGAGCAGGAAAGGAAATTGTTGGGACAATGCGGTGGCGGAGAGCTTTTTTAAGTCATTGAAAACCGAGCTGATTTATGGCAACAAACTTATCTCAAAAGAAAAAATGGAGTTAGAAATCTTTGAATACATTGAAATTTGGTACAACAAAAAAAGACGTCACGGTACACTAAATTTTAAAACAATAGAAGAGTTTAATAATCAAAACAAAATTTATCAAAATGTAGCTTAA
- a CDS encoding GLPGLI family protein: protein MKIIVIFISIFLFNQAFGQSQIFTYQYQFIPDSTSTENKVSQLMILNINKNRSEFYSLEKMKIDSTLLDRRIKGDNDPRYTQSEYITTYRILKYRNDKTIDHKLTLGVSPYVLKDDREIKWKLESEFAEILGYKVQKATTTFGGRKWIAYFTRDIPFTDGPYKFRGLPGLIVKVEDENYQHEFELIGVKNSTENFVYPTSVSLKDLPTIDYKMFKRKFKEYRDNPAADLLGSIPDQVDRNGNMKTGTELWLEISKKEKDKLKKDMDMQIKFPVKVKLHFDKFCFDY from the coding sequence ATGAAAATAATTGTAATTTTTATTTCTATTTTTTTATTTAATCAAGCTTTTGGTCAAAGTCAAATTTTCACTTACCAATACCAATTTATACCAGATTCTACATCAACAGAAAATAAGGTTTCTCAACTAATGATTTTAAACATTAATAAAAATCGATCGGAGTTTTATAGTTTAGAAAAAATGAAAATTGATTCCACACTTTTAGATAGAAGAATTAAGGGAGACAATGATCCCCGATATACTCAAAGTGAATATATTACGACGTACAGAATTCTTAAATATCGAAATGATAAAACAATTGATCATAAGCTTACTTTAGGAGTATCGCCATATGTATTAAAAGATGATAGAGAAATTAAATGGAAATTAGAATCAGAATTTGCTGAAATACTAGGGTATAAAGTTCAGAAGGCAACAACCACTTTTGGAGGTAGGAAATGGATCGCTTATTTTACAAGAGATATTCCTTTTACCGATGGACCCTACAAGTTTCGTGGATTACCTGGACTTATTGTAAAAGTTGAAGATGAAAACTACCAACATGAATTTGAATTAATAGGAGTGAAAAATTCAACTGAAAACTTTGTCTATCCAACCTCAGTGAGTTTAAAAGACTTACCGACGATAGACTATAAAATGTTTAAAAGGAAGTTTAAAGAATACCGCGATAATCCAGCAGCAGATTTGTTGGGAAGCATTCCAGATCAAGTTGATCGTAATGGGAATATGAAAACAGGAACTGAACTTTGGTTAGAAATTTCTAAGAAAGAAAAAGATAAATTAAAAAAAGATATGGATATGCAAATAAAATTTCCAGTTAAAGTTAAGCTACATTTTGATAAATTTTGTTTTGATTATTAA
- a CDS encoding bacteriocin-like protein: MKNLKKLTRKELQSLKAGHNLEESFDGGELEKCGPTWCAEGRRCCYHSGGGLYYCGQNGTCD; the protein is encoded by the coding sequence ATGAAAAATTTAAAAAAACTTACAAGAAAGGAATTGCAAAGCTTAAAGGCAGGACATAATTTAGAAGAGTCCTTTGATGGTGGTGAATTAGAGAAGTGCGGTCCAACTTGGTGTGCAGAAGGGAGAAGATGTTGTTATCATAGTGGCGGTGGACTCTACTACTGCGGACAAAATGGTACTTGTGATTAA
- a CDS encoding thioredoxin domain-containing protein: MKFKRNYEVFKRELISKDNINFENNNNGFFLGNPDAKLHISLVSNPYCGFCKNAHEISEKLLKNYPNQISLQIRFNFSSEKEDEKLTQLIGSLKNIYEIKGNFEFLKSLRFWFENKDEKQFNEKDSSSNYTNLEELEKIGKENFIHGLNFTPMFLINGYHFPDKYEREDIFYFIDELLEDEDILK, encoded by the coding sequence TTGAAATTCAAAAGAAATTATGAGGTTTTCAAAAGAGAGCTTATATCTAAGGATAATATAAATTTTGAAAATAATAACAATGGTTTTTTCTTAGGAAATCCAGATGCTAAATTACATATTTCTTTGGTATCCAATCCGTATTGTGGCTTTTGTAAAAATGCCCATGAAATTTCAGAAAAACTCTTGAAAAATTACCCAAATCAAATCTCTTTACAAATTAGGTTTAATTTTTCTTCAGAGAAAGAAGATGAAAAATTAACGCAACTTATTGGTTCTTTAAAAAATATTTATGAAATAAAAGGAAATTTTGAATTTTTAAAATCACTGCGTTTTTGGTTTGAAAATAAAGATGAGAAACAATTCAATGAAAAAGACTCTTCTTCGAATTATACTAATCTGGAGGAGCTTGAAAAGATTGGAAAAGAGAATTTTATCCACGGGTTGAATTTTACCCCGATGTTTTTAATAAATGGTTATCATTTTCCCGATAAATACGAGCGGGAAGATATATTCTATTTTATTGATGAATTGTTGGAAGACGAAGATATTTTGAAATGA
- a CDS encoding vitamin K epoxide reductase family protein, with amino-acid sequence MNFDKLLNHFKLDKPEFSFQFKSHPNYPSALAFSDTLNFLGIKNDAYELEKKYWEELPKEFITIYNNDFSLIKKEKQNFKLFSDDVKNISKEDLYKNTTDFVLLFEEIQESEAKNNLKFSYFIYPIFSIIFLYSVLFMNWQSALFNVFSIIGIYISLELFNKKFGKESSIIAGICGGITSNQQKADCNSIIENDKINIIGLKLADFSLVYFISVLVIGLFLPVTEGILKLLSYTSVLVICYSFFIQIFIEKTLCKVCLLIISLLAGQILVSSLFFGNEISTKLFFIPLFTFVVFNQAKRKIQKIGH; translated from the coding sequence ATGAATTTTGATAAACTATTGAACCATTTTAAACTTGATAAACCTGAATTCTCTTTCCAATTTAAATCTCACCCTAATTATCCATCGGCTTTGGCTTTTAGTGATACCCTTAACTTTTTAGGTATTAAAAATGACGCTTATGAGTTAGAGAAAAAATATTGGGAAGAATTGCCAAAAGAGTTTATCACAATATATAATAACGATTTTTCATTAATTAAAAAAGAAAAACAAAATTTTAAATTATTTTCAGATGACGTAAAAAATATTTCAAAAGAAGATTTGTACAAAAACACCACAGATTTTGTACTGCTTTTTGAAGAAATACAAGAAAGTGAGGCAAAAAACAATTTGAAATTTTCGTATTTTATATATCCAATATTCAGTATAATTTTTCTGTACTCGGTACTTTTTATGAATTGGCAATCTGCACTTTTCAATGTGTTTTCCATCATAGGGATTTATATTTCTTTAGAACTATTCAATAAAAAATTCGGGAAAGAATCTTCTATAATTGCAGGGATTTGCGGAGGTATTACATCAAATCAGCAAAAAGCAGATTGCAACTCCATTATAGAAAATGATAAAATCAATATTATAGGACTAAAACTTGCGGATTTCAGTTTGGTATATTTTATTTCCGTTCTTGTAATTGGTTTGTTTTTACCTGTAACCGAAGGAATATTAAAATTATTGTCTTATACATCGGTTTTGGTCATTTGTTATTCATTTTTTATACAGATTTTCATAGAGAAAACTTTATGCAAAGTATGTCTGTTGATTATTTCTCTTTTAGCAGGGCAAATTTTAGTTTCATCATTATTTTTCGGTAACGAAATTTCAACAAAATTATTTTTTATACCGCTATTTACCTTTGTAGTTTTTAACCAAGCAAAAAGAAAAATACAGAAAATCGGACATTAA
- a CDS encoding GLPGLI family protein: protein MQKLFFIFFILLPFSLLAQTHRFIYSYQFVPDSTKVDSIITENTRLEVFKDHSEFLSDIVARRDSAIVSAIENNQSQSSINLPDGKFKNKAYKSKKLTYTIENIGIQPFKVVRKINISWKLLNETKKIQGYNCQKAITYFGNRKWEAWFTAEIPIQDGPYIFGNLPGLIIQMYDLKNHHSFLLVENYKTANTTTNLVNRPYFIPLEIQELQFIKKWNEFRKNPIGGTEQFMLMNPNLLSGKRLDENGNEVDMRQQKREEQKYAEKQLQQNNNFIDLTLYK, encoded by the coding sequence ATGCAAAAATTATTTTTCATATTTTTCATTCTGTTGCCATTTTCATTGTTGGCACAGACCCATAGGTTTATTTATTCATATCAATTTGTGCCCGATTCAACCAAAGTAGATAGTATTATTACTGAGAATACAAGACTCGAAGTTTTTAAAGATCATTCAGAGTTTTTAAGCGATATTGTTGCAAGAAGAGATTCTGCTATTGTTTCCGCAATTGAAAATAATCAAAGTCAATCATCTATTAATCTCCCCGATGGAAAGTTTAAAAATAAAGCTTATAAAAGTAAAAAACTTACCTATACAATTGAAAATATAGGCATTCAACCTTTTAAAGTAGTGAGAAAAATAAATATTTCTTGGAAATTATTAAATGAAACAAAAAAAATCCAAGGTTATAATTGTCAAAAGGCCATTACATATTTCGGAAATCGTAAATGGGAAGCTTGGTTTACTGCGGAAATTCCTATCCAAGATGGACCATATATTTTTGGTAATCTTCCGGGTCTAATAATACAGATGTATGATTTAAAAAATCATCATTCATTTTTATTGGTTGAGAATTATAAAACCGCCAATACAACAACAAACTTGGTTAATAGACCTTATTTCATACCACTAGAAATACAAGAATTACAATTCATCAAAAAATGGAACGAATTTAGAAAAAATCCAATTGGGGGAACTGAACAATTTATGTTAATGAACCCCAATCTTTTAAGTGGAAAGCGACTCGATGAAAATGGTAATGAAGTAGATATGAGGCAACAGAAAAGAGAAGAACAAAAATATGCAGAGAAACAATTGCAACAAAATAATAATTTTATAGATTTAACACTTTATAAATGA
- a CDS encoding bacteriocin-like protein, producing the protein MKNLKKLSRGELKSISGGKLAPESGGCESGHGCACGAIYNNFTPGTPHWDCCSCPRQGF; encoded by the coding sequence ATGAAAAATCTAAAAAAACTTTCGAGAGGGGAATTGAAAAGTATTTCTGGAGGAAAATTGGCACCAGAATCGGGTGGGTGTGAATCTGGTCACGGATGTGCATGTGGAGCAATCTATAATAATTTCACGCCAGGTACTCCACATTGGGATTGCTGTTCTTGCCCTCGCCAAGGGTTTTAA
- a CDS encoding GLPGLI family protein: protein MKYYILFIFFIFHFVESQTHRFVYKIEYKRDSTSENKFKINAVLDINQESIKFYPYNFIDLDSMNLKSKNNKMSSTSPFDLIVTKKKRSDFFENYIFIGTDYFVYPSTEKINWTIDRDFKTEGDFKLQKAQTYYKGRHWIAWFSSDIPLNYGPYKFGNLPGLIFEIYDIKGNYKFKIIKNFKIPIEYDTERIVETNFGKKPIQISFEKYIKLLKNAYYNPFAEYRGKTGDWTLGIFGRQIKTVKELDEVRKLQQNNIKRYNNPIELSNAIKYK, encoded by the coding sequence ATGAAATATTATATATTATTTATTTTTTTTATTTTTCATTTTGTTGAAAGCCAAACGCACCGTTTTGTTTATAAAATTGAATATAAAAGAGATTCAACTAGCGAAAATAAATTTAAAATTAATGCCGTTCTTGATATCAATCAAGAAAGTATAAAATTTTATCCATATAATTTTATTGATCTTGATTCAATGAATTTAAAATCGAAAAACAACAAAATGTCATCTACAAGCCCTTTTGATTTGATTGTAACTAAAAAGAAAAGATCAGATTTTTTTGAAAATTATATTTTTATCGGTACAGACTACTTTGTTTACCCTTCCACTGAAAAAATAAATTGGACAATTGATCGAGATTTTAAAACCGAAGGAGATTTTAAATTACAAAAAGCGCAAACGTATTATAAAGGCAGGCATTGGATTGCGTGGTTTTCATCTGATATACCTCTAAATTATGGACCCTATAAATTCGGCAATTTGCCGGGACTAATATTCGAAATTTATGATATCAAAGGAAATTATAAATTTAAGATTATTAAAAATTTTAAAATTCCAATAGAATATGATACAGAACGTATTGTAGAAACTAATTTCGGAAAAAAGCCAATTCAAATATCATTTGAAAAGTATATAAAACTTTTAAAAAATGCGTATTATAATCCTTTCGCAGAGTACAGAGGCAAAACTGGAGATTGGACCTTAGGCATTTTTGGACGACAAATAAAAACCGTAAAAGAATTAGATGAAGTTAGGAAATTGCAACAAAATAATATAAAAAGATATAATAATCCGATTGAATTATCGAATGCTATTAAATATAAATAA
- a CDS encoding bacteriocin-like protein gives MKNLKKLSREDLKSISGGKLAPESGCATICPNGSTISIGCTAGCSVSNGAWVGCDGPDNSTVMCG, from the coding sequence ATGAAAAATCTCAAAAAACTTTCGAGAGAAGATTTGAAAAGTATTTCTGGAGGAAAATTGGCTCCAGAAAGTGGATGTGCAACCATTTGTCCAAACGGAAGCACAATTTCAATTGGATGCACAGCAGGGTGTAGTGTGTCTAATGGCGCTTGGGTAGGATGTGACGGACCCGATAACTCAACTGTAATGTGTGGTTAA
- a CDS encoding bacteriocin-like protein has protein sequence MKNLKKLTRQPMQIVNGGINCVWDTGYCPGNTVCQAPPGLSDYSSYRCR, from the coding sequence ATGAAAAATTTGAAGAAACTTACAAGACAACCGATGCAAATTGTAAATGGAGGTATTAACTGTGTCTGGGATACAGGTTATTGCCCTGGCAATACTGTTTGTCAAGCTCCTCCGGGATTAAGCGATTATAGTAGTTATAGATGTAGATAA
- a CDS encoding bacteriocin-like protein: MKNLKKISRENLKKLCGGNAPPMACSDHNECGNGCCRNGKCSMGYDYGYPVACP, encoded by the coding sequence ATGAAAAATTTAAAAAAAATTTCAAGAGAAAATTTGAAAAAACTTTGTGGAGGTAATGCACCACCAATGGCTTGTTCTGATCATAATGAGTGTGGTAATGGTTGTTGCCGAAATGGAAAGTGTTCTATGGGTTATGATTACGGTTATCCAGTTGCTTGCCCTTAA
- a CDS encoding thiopeptide-type bacteriocin biosynthesis protein, whose product MAIRKFLPGSEWLYFKIYAGVKTSDIILQEAIIPLVNFLLKEEQLIIKWFFIRYNDPKPHLRIRFQLVDNSNYESILEKVNHQLKDFIDSGEITNIMIDSYKRELERYGENTIEFAEVLFCKSSELVINFLEYNDEEKIIVSMFYIDKILSKLKLSDAEKCAWISKFNNSYKKEFNADKNLNTQLDIKFRKFKPDYIDFVKSDENAEIRNLIILNIEKSGVSIENIVSIPFLSDFFQSIFHMHINRTFISNQRLFEMIIYDYINRYYKALINNKKYSGEIR is encoded by the coding sequence ATGGCAATTAGAAAATTTCTTCCCGGAAGTGAATGGCTGTATTTTAAAATCTATGCAGGGGTAAAAACCTCGGATATTATTTTGCAAGAAGCAATAATTCCTTTAGTAAATTTTCTATTGAAAGAAGAACAACTTATTATCAAATGGTTTTTCATTCGCTATAACGACCCTAAACCTCATTTGAGAATCCGTTTTCAACTTGTAGACAATAGCAACTATGAAAGTATTTTGGAAAAAGTAAATCATCAATTAAAAGATTTTATAGATTCAGGAGAAATCACAAATATCATGATAGATTCTTATAAACGAGAACTAGAAAGATACGGAGAAAATACAATTGAATTTGCTGAAGTATTATTTTGTAAAAGCAGCGAATTGGTTATTAATTTTTTGGAGTATAATGATGAGGAAAAAATTATTGTCTCAATGTTCTATATTGATAAAATACTTTCTAAACTAAAACTCTCAGACGCTGAAAAATGCGCATGGATAAGCAAATTCAATAATTCATATAAGAAAGAATTTAATGCGGATAAAAATCTGAACACTCAATTAGATATAAAATTTAGAAAATTTAAACCGGATTATATAGATTTTGTTAAATCTGATGAAAATGCAGAAATAAGAAATCTAATTATTTTAAATATTGAAAAAAGTGGAGTCTCGATCGAAAATATAGTTTCAATTCCATTTTTATCTGATTTTTTTCAAAGCATCTTTCATATGCATATTAATAGAACTTTTATTTCTAATCAACGATTGTTTGAGATGATTATTTATGATTATATAAATAGGTATTACAAAGCCCTTATTAACAACAAAAAGTACAGTGGAGAGATCAGGTAA
- a CDS encoding lantibiotic dehydratase family protein, with the protein MSQFPYHFFDNFIVRTPIFPYKEFQNLFSNTDISDEEFQKIWDNEIFKEAIYLASPYLHQQLEKSINDRFSFSLKQHHKLKNTILKYHNRINTRCTPFGLFSGVALGKFNNQDTLFETYDNWKKVRDTKPDMHFLLSLSNHLISISFIKNRILFCPNNSIYKVGTKIRYMEYENNDGKRDYIISSAPLSEELEKILSFSKNGKTINQLASMLINEEIPHQEAFEYIEELIENQVLVSELEPNVAGIDFLQLIISVLDRIGAKKEKDILFSVKEKIGELDYQLGNPISIYAEIEEIINSLKIDYEQKYLFQTDLYFENEITLSYHWKNELKKGISFLNKITHLNNKETHFEKFKKAFYERFENEEVPLSFVLDTEVGIGYRQDIQTKGIHPYIDDIILPVSKEKQELNIKLHPFQVILNQKLQKAYIERESIINLSDEDFKTFEENWNDLPDTMSFMTEIISENNHEKLYLNSGSGNAGRLLARFCSEKSNIKELVQDITQKEEELNSNKILAEIIHLPESRIGNILRRPKIRNYEIPYLAKSLLPFENQITVDDLYISMKNDRIVLRSKRLNMEIIPSLTNAHNYSANSLPVYHFLSDLNSQNMRFGLRFDWGGLTHIYNFLPRIEYGNIILSKAKWKISLEEINLLLSLLNNTDQLRNEIKSWRNKKQIPQWIQWVKSDNTLVINLENEDLLFMFLSSVKNEKIIVIEEFLYNEKDNFTHQFIFPIHKKQLN; encoded by the coding sequence ATGTCCCAGTTTCCTTATCATTTTTTTGACAATTTTATTGTCAGAACACCTATTTTTCCATATAAAGAGTTTCAAAACTTGTTTTCAAATACAGATATAAGTGATGAAGAATTCCAAAAAATTTGGGACAATGAAATTTTTAAAGAAGCCATTTATCTGGCTTCTCCTTACCTGCACCAGCAGCTCGAAAAATCAATAAATGATAGATTTTCATTTTCTTTAAAGCAACATCATAAACTCAAAAACACAATTCTTAAATATCATAATCGAATAAATACACGATGTACTCCTTTCGGTTTATTTTCCGGTGTTGCTTTAGGAAAATTTAATAATCAAGATACCTTGTTTGAAACATATGATAATTGGAAAAAAGTACGAGATACTAAACCCGATATGCATTTCTTACTTTCATTATCCAATCATCTGATTTCTATTTCGTTTATAAAAAATCGAATTTTGTTTTGTCCCAATAATAGCATTTACAAGGTGGGGACGAAAATACGATATATGGAATACGAAAATAATGATGGAAAGAGAGATTACATCATTTCCTCTGCTCCACTTTCAGAAGAATTGGAAAAAATATTGAGTTTTTCTAAAAACGGAAAAACCATTAACCAGCTTGCTTCTATGCTTATTAATGAAGAAATACCCCATCAAGAAGCGTTCGAATATATAGAAGAGCTCATAGAAAATCAGGTGCTCGTAAGTGAATTGGAACCCAATGTTGCCGGAATTGATTTTTTGCAATTAATTATTTCTGTTTTAGACAGAATCGGAGCAAAAAAAGAAAAAGATATTTTGTTTTCCGTGAAAGAAAAAATCGGAGAATTGGATTATCAGTTGGGAAATCCTATTTCTATTTATGCTGAAATTGAAGAAATCATTAACTCATTAAAAATTGATTACGAGCAAAAATATCTTTTTCAGACCGATCTTTACTTTGAAAATGAAATAACATTATCTTATCACTGGAAGAACGAATTAAAAAAAGGAATTTCTTTTCTAAATAAAATTACTCATCTTAATAATAAAGAGACTCATTTTGAAAAATTCAAAAAAGCATTTTATGAAAGATTTGAAAACGAGGAAGTTCCCTTGTCATTTGTTTTAGATACAGAAGTTGGTATTGGTTATCGACAAGATATCCAAACAAAAGGCATTCATCCTTATATTGATGATATAATCTTACCTGTTTCTAAAGAAAAACAGGAATTAAATATAAAGCTACATCCTTTTCAAGTTATTCTCAATCAAAAATTACAAAAAGCTTACATCGAAAGAGAATCTATAATAAATCTTTCTGATGAAGACTTCAAAACTTTCGAAGAAAATTGGAATGATTTGCCTGATACAATGTCTTTTATGACAGAGATCATTTCAGAAAATAACCATGAAAAATTGTATTTGAATAGTGGAAGTGGCAACGCAGGACGATTGTTAGCAAGGTTTTGCTCTGAAAAATCAAATATTAAAGAATTAGTACAAGATATTACCCAAAAAGAGGAAGAGCTTAATTCTAATAAAATTTTAGCAGAAATTATACATCTTCCAGAATCCAGAATTGGAAATATTCTTAGGCGTCCGAAAATAAGAAATTATGAAATCCCTTATTTAGCGAAATCCCTTCTACCATTCGAAAATCAGATTACAGTGGATGATTTATATATTTCAATGAAAAATGACAGAATCGTATTGCGTTCTAAAAGATTGAATATGGAAATAATACCGTCTCTCACAAATGCGCACAATTACTCTGCCAATAGTTTACCCGTTTATCATTTTTTGAGTGATCTAAATTCCCAAAACATGAGATTTGGATTGCGTTTCGATTGGGGCGGATTGACTCATATTTATAATTTTTTACCACGTATAGAATATGGAAACATTATTCTCTCAAAAGCGAAATGGAAGATAAGTTTAGAGGAAATTAACTTACTCTTATCATTATTAAACAATACAGATCAACTAAGAAATGAAATAAAAAGCTGGAGAAATAAAAAACAAATCCCGCAATGGATCCAATGGGTAAAGTCCGATAATACTTTGGTAATAAATCTGGAAAATGAAGATTTATTATTTATGTTCTTATCTTCTGTTAAAAATGAGAAAATAATTGTCATAGAAGAGTTTTTATACAATGAAAAAGACAATTTTACTCATCAGTTTATATTTCCGATTCATAAAAAACAGCTCAATTAA